A window of Acidobacteriota bacterium contains these coding sequences:
- a CDS encoding sugar transferase: MFEYQRRLYTAILLAIDTLAGIPALWIAYSLRSDYEWIPFFELKSLLMRELLPLTDYFGYWVLFSPFLVLLLWVTQRYPEMLHRPLSRQYARVFHFAAALVFWSGGFLFFFQLDVSRPIWLAFIFFTGLLMVGNRLLAHWVFRSRVLNEHNQIKILIVGTDKRARQVARILSGLRKWGYDVVGHLAQRGQPVELPRLNVLGRLGDLPDLLRDEVVIDEIIFVGSQKKDPETFEQMIQLCEALGIRTRVAADFFPTSIAQVSLEYLDKLPLITFSTVPDHTMAMAGKRMLDFMVASAMLFLWSPLMLLVAVLIKFTSPGPVLYKQVRYGRFGRRFLLYKFRTMYDGAEDRLWELRHLNEMDGPVFKMRNDPRVTPLGRFLRMSSIDELPQLWNVIKGEMSMVGPRAPLAEEVRHYTLRQRRRLSVKPGLTGLWQVSGRNDIDFDRWMELDLEYIDNWTFWLDLRIMLRTIPAVFTARGAR; this comes from the coding sequence ATGTTTGAGTATCAGAGGCGTCTCTACACGGCGATACTACTGGCCATCGACACCTTGGCCGGAATTCCCGCCCTATGGATTGCTTACAGCCTGCGCAGCGATTACGAGTGGATTCCCTTTTTTGAACTGAAGAGCCTGTTGATGCGGGAGTTGCTGCCGCTGACAGACTACTTCGGTTATTGGGTGCTATTCAGCCCTTTTCTGGTCCTCTTGCTGTGGGTCACCCAACGCTATCCCGAGATGCTCCACCGTCCGCTCAGCCGGCAATATGCGCGCGTTTTCCATTTCGCAGCGGCCTTGGTTTTCTGGAGCGGCGGATTTCTCTTCTTCTTTCAACTCGACGTCAGCCGACCCATCTGGCTGGCTTTCATCTTCTTTACCGGACTGCTGATGGTGGGGAACCGGCTCTTGGCCCATTGGGTCTTCCGCAGCCGGGTGCTCAACGAGCACAACCAGATCAAGATCCTGATCGTGGGCACCGACAAGCGGGCCCGTCAGGTGGCGCGCATTCTTTCCGGCCTGCGCAAGTGGGGATACGACGTGGTCGGCCACCTGGCCCAGCGCGGCCAGCCGGTGGAGCTGCCGCGCCTCAATGTACTGGGTCGTTTGGGCGATCTGCCCGATTTGCTGCGCGACGAGGTGGTCATTGACGAGATCATCTTCGTGGGTTCGCAGAAAAAAGATCCCGAGACCTTCGAACAGATGATTCAGTTGTGCGAGGCCTTGGGCATCCGTACCCGGGTGGCAGCTGACTTTTTTCCCACCTCCATCGCCCAGGTTTCCCTCGAGTATCTCGACAAGCTGCCTTTGATCACCTTCTCGACCGTCCCCGATCACACCATGGCCATGGCGGGCAAGCGCATGCTCGACTTCATGGTGGCCTCAGCCATGCTCTTCCTGTGGTCGCCCTTGATGCTGCTGGTGGCGGTTTTGATCAAGTTCACAAGTCCAGGACCCGTACTCTACAAGCAAGTCCGTTACGGACGTTTCGGGCGCCGCTTCCTGCTCTACAAGTTCCGCACCATGTACGACGGGGCCGAGGACCGCCTTTGGGAGCTGCGCCATCTGAACGAGATGGACGGTCCCGTTTTCAAGATGCGCAACGATCCCAGGGTGACGCCGCTGGGCCGCTTTCTGCGCATGTCGTCCATCGACGAGCTGCCCCAGTTGTGGAACGTCATCAAGGGCGAGATGAGCATGGTGGGTCCGCGCGCGCCCTTGGCCGAAGAAGTCCGCCATTACACCTTGCGTCAGCGCAGGCGCCTTTCCGTCAAGCCGGGGCTGACGGGCTTGTGGCAGGTTTCGGGACGCAACGACATCGACTTCGACCGGTGGATGGAACTCGATCTGGAGTACATCGATAACTGGACCTTCTGGCTCGACCTGCGCATCATGCTGCGGACCATCCCCGCCGTCTTCACCGCCCGCGGCGCCCGCTGA
- the bshB1 gene encoding bacillithiol biosynthesis deacetylase BshB1 produces MSESDQATHPQVDVLAVGAHPDDVEINCGGTLLSLLSQGYRTAVADLTRGELASRGTPQQRNREAEQASSILGLTFRANLELPDGDIAVDADSRLKLIRLIRDARPGLVLTHSRFGHPDHGKTARLVEEAVHHAGLASLSTGQERHRPEKVAYWINYNQPLAPHFAVDVSDYYERKEEAIRAYRSQLGGHAGQPATYLSQPDFLQRLRSFHSHLGSQSGCRYAEGFLFSRLPRIADLTQA; encoded by the coding sequence ATGAGCGAGTCTGATCAGGCCACCCATCCCCAGGTTGACGTCCTGGCCGTGGGAGCCCATCCGGACGACGTCGAGATCAACTGCGGCGGGACGTTGCTGTCGCTGCTCTCACAAGGCTACCGGACGGCGGTGGCCGACCTTACCCGGGGCGAACTGGCCTCGCGCGGCACCCCTCAGCAGCGCAACCGGGAAGCCGAGCAGGCGTCCTCCATCCTGGGCTTGACCTTCCGGGCCAACCTGGAGCTTCCCGACGGCGACATCGCAGTCGATGCCGACTCGCGGCTCAAGCTCATCCGTCTCATCCGGGACGCCCGCCCCGGTCTGGTGCTCACCCACTCCCGATTCGGGCATCCCGACCACGGCAAGACCGCCCGCCTGGTGGAAGAGGCCGTCCATCACGCCGGCTTGGCCTCCCTCTCCACCGGCCAGGAGCGCCACCGGCCCGAGAAAGTCGCTTACTGGATCAACTACAACCAGCCCCTGGCGCCGCACTTTGCCGTCGATGTTTCCGACTACTACGAGCGCAAAGAAGAAGCCATCCGCGCTTACCGCTCCCAACTCGGCGGCCACGCCGGCCAGCCCGCCACCTATCTCTCCCAACCCGATTTTCTGCAGCGCCTGCGCTCCTTCCATTCTCATCTGGGCAGCCAATCAGGCTGCCGCTACGCCGAGGGATTCCTCTTTTCCCGCCTGCCCCGCATCGCCGATTTGACCCAGGCTTGA
- the bshC gene encoding bacillithiol biosynthesis cysteine-adding enzyme BshC, with product MKSESYDYRRLPGINPLFSDFLYDFDKVSRFYGDSHLTLDKLKARAQSVREGQRSYPRRRMADLLLEINRRAGASQQTLDNIERLRSPDTVAILTGQQLGLFGGPSYTFHKAATAIRLASLLEQEGIAAVPVFWLPSNDSDLEEVRRTHWFDRNGELFQVELGGHQVPAEQMVGPTSLSGIEACIRILREREIPGQFASEVIDSLQQHYCSGCDFGTAYSRWLADLFSEQGLVLFDALAEGYQEWVSSAFQTVVEKRAQIVEALQQRSQELEEAGYQGQVHCAADETLLFWRDGPQRYKLRYQDGAYQTKLHRQLNGDLEKALREGCRNLGANVLLRPIIQDHLFPTVTYVGGPAEVAYFSQIEAIAGFWDLKMEVFPRAGLTIVDRKAQRFFDKHEIGFKDILQETRLETTRRIVERGESKQVLEEFQALENQFEEHLQRLDQSIRSEDPPVADMLKGAAAKIGHQIERVRDRFVKNHEKRNEALGRHLDYLYSQLLPNGKLQERIINFNQYLALEGPTLVPRLIESVDPFQHRHQVFYV from the coding sequence ATGAAAAGCGAGTCCTACGACTACCGCCGCTTGCCCGGCATCAACCCTCTTTTCTCAGACTTCCTCTACGATTTCGATAAAGTCAGCCGCTTCTACGGCGACTCCCATCTCACTCTCGACAAGTTGAAAGCCCGCGCCCAATCCGTGCGCGAGGGCCAACGCTCCTATCCGCGGCGGCGGATGGCCGACCTGCTCTTGGAGATCAACCGCCGGGCCGGGGCTTCCCAACAGACCCTCGACAACATCGAGCGGCTGCGTTCGCCCGATACGGTGGCCATACTTACCGGACAGCAATTGGGACTCTTCGGCGGCCCCTCTTACACCTTTCACAAGGCCGCCACCGCCATCCGCCTGGCTTCCCTGCTGGAGCAGGAGGGTATCGCCGCGGTCCCGGTTTTCTGGCTGCCCTCCAACGACTCCGATCTGGAAGAAGTGCGCCGCACCCACTGGTTCGACCGCAACGGAGAACTTTTCCAGGTCGAGCTGGGCGGCCACCAGGTTCCCGCCGAGCAGATGGTCGGCCCCACCTCGCTGAGCGGCATTGAAGCGTGCATCCGGATATTGCGCGAGCGGGAGATTCCCGGACAGTTCGCCAGCGAAGTCATCGACAGTCTGCAGCAGCACTACTGTAGCGGATGCGATTTCGGCACCGCTTACTCGCGCTGGCTGGCTGATCTTTTCTCCGAGCAGGGTTTAGTGCTCTTCGACGCCTTGGCGGAAGGCTACCAGGAGTGGGTGTCTTCCGCCTTCCAAACGGTCGTCGAGAAGCGCGCGCAAATCGTCGAGGCCTTGCAGCAGCGCTCGCAGGAACTGGAGGAAGCCGGATACCAGGGCCAGGTCCATTGCGCCGCCGACGAGACCCTGCTTTTCTGGAGGGACGGTCCTCAGCGCTACAAGCTTCGCTACCAGGACGGGGCCTACCAGACCAAGCTGCACCGGCAGCTCAACGGAGACCTGGAAAAGGCCTTGCGGGAAGGATGCCGCAACCTGGGAGCCAACGTGCTGTTGCGTCCCATCATTCAGGATCATCTCTTTCCCACCGTGACCTACGTAGGCGGGCCGGCCGAAGTGGCCTACTTCAGCCAGATCGAGGCCATCGCAGGTTTTTGGGATTTGAAGATGGAGGTCTTCCCCAGAGCCGGACTCACCATCGTCGACCGCAAAGCTCAGCGTTTCTTCGACAAACACGAAATCGGCTTCAAGGACATCCTTCAGGAAACGCGTCTGGAAACCACCCGCCGCATCGTGGAGCGGGGCGAGTCGAAGCAGGTACTGGAAGAGTTCCAGGCTCTGGAAAACCAGTTCGAGGAACACCTGCAGCGGCTCGATCAGTCCATCCGCAGCGAAGATCCTCCCGTAGCCGACATGCTCAAGGGAGCGGCCGCCAAGATCGGGCACCAGATCGAGCGGGTGCGCGACCGCTTCGTCAAGAATCACGAGAAGCGCAACGAGGCCTTAGGGCGCCATCTCGACTATCTCTATTCGCAGCTCCTGCCCAACGGCAAGCTGCAGGAACGGATCATCAACTTCAACCAGTACCTGGCTCTGGAAGGCCCCACGCTGGTGCCGCGCCTGATCGAGTCCGTCGATCCCTTTCAACATCGCCACCAGGTGTTTTACGTCTAA
- a CDS encoding dihydrodipicolinate synthase family protein: MQPDPSQFRRTPYRGIIPPVTTPFRQDGEVDWRALESNLQRYIEKPVSGVLMLGSNGEAAHLDSSERLRAVRIACDVLPRDRRIIVGLSFPALKQSLQFMQTLQELPVDSFLVSVPSYYRNRMSDQALEGYFTAVAEEAFAPVLLYNVPQYSGLALSPPLVGRLSRHPRIAGMKDSAGDFSYLQKVLRQTAEADLQVLLGSAQIFGPALSLGIRAAILAVACALPELPALMLEAYRQEEDLAPLQEELFIIADALTSRFGVAGVKYAMDRLGWEGGYCRLPLLPLSESERQEIDSALNQSRLVAKLLEAV, encoded by the coding sequence ATGCAGCCAGATCCCTCTCAATTCCGGCGCACGCCCTACCGCGGGATCATACCCCCCGTCACCACGCCTTTCCGGCAAGACGGAGAAGTCGATTGGCGGGCCCTTGAAAGCAACCTGCAGCGCTACATCGAAAAGCCTGTCAGCGGCGTCCTCATGCTGGGATCGAACGGAGAGGCGGCTCATCTCGATTCCTCCGAGCGTCTGCGGGCCGTGCGCATCGCCTGCGACGTCTTGCCCCGTGACCGCCGCATCATCGTGGGACTCTCTTTTCCGGCCCTCAAACAGTCCCTCCAGTTCATGCAGACGCTGCAGGAACTGCCCGTCGACTCTTTCCTGGTCAGCGTTCCCTCCTATTACAGGAACCGCATGAGCGATCAAGCGCTGGAGGGCTATTTCACGGCGGTGGCTGAGGAAGCCTTTGCCCCTGTTCTCCTCTACAACGTCCCTCAGTACTCGGGCCTGGCGCTGTCGCCCCCGCTGGTGGGACGGCTTTCGCGACATCCGCGCATCGCGGGCATGAAAGACAGTGCGGGTGACTTCAGCTATCTGCAGAAGGTCCTGCGACAGACTGCGGAGGCCGATTTACAGGTGCTCCTGGGCAGCGCCCAGATCTTCGGACCGGCGCTGAGCCTGGGCATCCGGGCCGCCATCCTGGCGGTGGCCTGCGCGCTTCCCGAACTTCCCGCGCTGATGCTGGAGGCCTACCGACAGGAAGAAGACCTCGCCCCCCTGCAAGAAGAACTCTTCATCATCGCCGACGCCCTCACCAGCCGCTTCGGCGTGGCGGGGGTCAAGTACGCCATGGACCGCCTGGGCTGGGAAGGAGGCTACTGCCGTTTACCTCTGCTGCCCCTGAGCGAGTCCGAAAGACAAGAAATCGATTCCGCTTTGAACCAATCGCGCCTGGTGGCGAAGCTGTTGGAAGCGGTTTAG
- a CDS encoding NAD-glutamate dehydrogenase, with product MDSTADVLKTNLLQDLCRKVEERVTDNPHRVALFVRRFYGPVAPDDLRAMGEDNLLGAALALWNQMQVRQAGRPKIRAYNPTLEEDGWKSRHTVIEVINDDMPFLVDSVTNEISRRNLNIHVVIHPVFGVERDSEGQLQEVHEEAGEGVAGESLMHIEVDQVLEGEDLDALVSDLERVLTDVRAAVEDWHEMRRKLREIVEGLDPDKLPVPKEEVEEVREFLLWVDDNFFTYLGYREYRLERRKGDYYVVPDEETGLGILSTMLPEAEERARTPLSPTVVEYAKRKNLLLVTKAYSKSTVHRRVHMDYIGIKRFDDNGEVVGERRFLGLFTSYAYNQSVRRIPLLREKARRTVERAGLSPTGHDGKALVHILETFPRDELFQISEDQLYETAMGILQLQERQRLALFVRKDDFEKFVSCQVYVPRERYDTTLRKKIQEVLEGAFSGEIDATHSHLDDSALARWHFVIRTKAGDIPDYDAKQIESHLTEISRTWGDRLREILVRNQGETTGLRLLKRYENAFSTSYRETFGPDAALRDIECIEEVVEDTGLELNLYRPVELPENEVKFKIIHRGDIPLSRILPILENMGVNVNTEIPYEVRLPDEESPVWIRDFGLESGDGSPIDLRAVRDHFQETFACVWRGDAESDLLNRLVIRAGLTVREVTILRAYTKFLLQAGVTFSQEYMSDILFHNPELTRLLVQYFEANFDPSPEGERKARVEELRKQISTSLKGVASLDEDRIFTRYRNLINCTLRTNYFQTESECAKPYFSFKLNSAEVLDLPDPRPRYEIFVYSPRFEGVHLRGGKVARGGLRWSDRREDFRSEILGLLKAQMVKNAVIVPVGAKGGFILKRSVAREERQEEGKACYRLFIRGLLDLTDNRKGNDIVPPPDVVRYDDDDPYLVVAADKGTATFSDLANEISAEYGFWMGDAFASGGSAGYDHKKMGITAKGAFVSVARHFRELGHNIQEEDFSVVGVGDMSGDVFGNGMLLSRHIKLIGAFNHLHIFFDPDPDPEASFQERERLFNLPASNWTDYQEDLISEGGGVFKRDIRSIDVTPPMRDLLGIEGDQVSPNDLIQAMLRAQVDLLWFGGIGTFVKSSQERHFEADDKTNDYLRVDANELRCRVIGEGANLGVTQRGRIEYARQGGRINTDAIDNSGGVDVSDHEVNIKLTLGEVVAEGDLTIKQRDKLLGKMTDEVAELVLRDNYLQTQSISMTEELALLRLSRHRQLITFLEKHSGLDRDLEHLPNEKEMTRRESEGQGLTRPEIAVLLAYSKIYLYQQLLHSDLPDDPQLSEDLELYFPKPLRKKYRTAIQRHRLRREIIATYATNSMVNRVGPSFVAHMVLSTGMASNEIARAYIITREVFDLRKVWESIEALDHQIPAQVQLRLLIDIGELVERCTRWLLHHRPHPLDIEQNIGLFDKGVGKLARSLQDVLPRRDLRDFAKRQRKYQDKGLEEDLARRLAAVDNMESAFDVVQLSRRHGVDVVEAAQIYFLLGNRFRLPWLREKTAAIQGATHWEKTATAALVDKLYEHQSDLADCVLRREDRDLEAWLESRHGMLNRADDILTDMRSTGSVDLNMLTVASHQLRLLSSG from the coding sequence ATGGACTCCACCGCTGACGTCTTGAAGACCAATCTTTTGCAGGACCTGTGCCGCAAAGTTGAAGAGCGAGTCACCGATAATCCGCATCGGGTAGCTCTCTTTGTGCGCCGTTTCTATGGTCCGGTGGCCCCTGACGACCTTAGGGCCATGGGAGAGGACAATCTGCTGGGCGCGGCGCTGGCCCTGTGGAACCAGATGCAGGTACGCCAAGCCGGCCGGCCCAAGATTCGAGCCTACAATCCGACCCTTGAAGAGGACGGGTGGAAGTCGCGCCACACCGTCATCGAAGTGATCAACGACGACATGCCCTTTCTGGTCGACTCGGTGACCAACGAGATCTCGCGCCGCAATCTCAACATCCATGTCGTCATCCATCCCGTTTTCGGGGTCGAGCGGGACTCCGAGGGTCAACTGCAGGAAGTGCACGAGGAGGCCGGCGAGGGGGTAGCGGGCGAATCGCTGATGCACATCGAAGTCGATCAGGTGCTGGAAGGCGAGGACCTGGACGCCTTGGTCAGCGATCTGGAACGCGTTCTGACGGATGTTCGGGCGGCGGTGGAAGACTGGCACGAGATGCGGCGCAAGCTGCGCGAGATCGTAGAGGGGTTGGATCCCGACAAGCTGCCGGTACCCAAGGAAGAAGTGGAGGAAGTGCGCGAGTTTCTGCTCTGGGTGGACGACAACTTCTTCACTTACCTGGGATATCGTGAATACCGCCTGGAGCGGCGCAAAGGCGACTACTACGTGGTGCCGGACGAGGAAACCGGGCTGGGGATCTTGTCCACCATGCTTCCCGAGGCCGAGGAACGGGCCCGCACGCCGCTTTCGCCCACGGTGGTGGAGTACGCCAAACGCAAGAATCTTCTGCTGGTGACCAAGGCCTACAGCAAGTCCACCGTCCACCGCCGGGTCCACATGGACTACATCGGCATCAAACGCTTCGACGACAATGGAGAGGTGGTCGGTGAGCGGCGCTTTCTGGGATTGTTCACGTCTTACGCCTATAACCAGAGCGTGCGCCGCATCCCCTTGCTGCGGGAAAAGGCGCGGCGGACGGTAGAGCGGGCCGGACTCTCGCCCACCGGCCACGACGGCAAGGCCCTGGTCCACATCCTGGAGACCTTTCCCCGCGACGAGCTCTTCCAGATCTCGGAGGATCAGCTTTACGAAACGGCAATGGGCATCCTGCAACTGCAGGAGCGCCAGCGTCTGGCGCTGTTCGTGCGCAAGGACGACTTCGAGAAGTTCGTCTCCTGTCAGGTCTACGTGCCTCGGGAGCGTTACGATACCACCCTGCGCAAGAAGATCCAGGAAGTGCTGGAGGGGGCCTTTTCCGGGGAAATCGACGCCACCCATTCTCACCTGGACGATTCGGCCCTGGCCCGTTGGCACTTCGTCATCCGCACCAAGGCTGGCGACATTCCCGACTATGACGCCAAGCAGATCGAAAGCCACCTGACCGAGATTTCCCGCACTTGGGGCGACCGCCTGCGCGAAATTCTGGTGCGCAACCAGGGCGAAACGACCGGCCTGCGTCTTTTGAAGCGTTATGAGAACGCGTTTTCCACCTCCTACAGGGAGACCTTCGGCCCCGATGCGGCCCTTAGAGACATCGAGTGCATCGAGGAGGTAGTGGAAGATACGGGCCTCGAACTCAACCTCTACCGGCCGGTCGAGCTGCCCGAAAACGAGGTCAAGTTCAAGATCATTCACCGCGGCGACATTCCCCTCAGCCGCATTTTGCCCATTCTTGAAAACATGGGAGTCAACGTCAACACCGAGATTCCCTATGAGGTGAGGCTGCCCGATGAAGAGTCGCCGGTTTGGATTCGCGACTTCGGCCTGGAGTCAGGCGACGGCAGCCCCATCGACCTGCGGGCGGTGCGCGATCACTTTCAAGAGACGTTCGCCTGCGTTTGGAGAGGCGATGCCGAGAGCGACCTGCTCAACCGCCTCGTCATCCGGGCGGGGCTGACGGTCCGCGAAGTGACGATCCTGAGAGCCTATACCAAGTTCCTGTTGCAGGCGGGCGTCACTTTCTCGCAGGAGTACATGAGCGACATCCTCTTCCACAATCCTGAACTGACCCGGCTGCTGGTGCAGTACTTCGAGGCCAACTTCGATCCCAGTCCGGAGGGGGAGCGCAAGGCGCGGGTGGAAGAGCTGAGAAAGCAGATCAGCACATCCCTCAAGGGGGTGGCCAGCCTGGACGAAGACCGCATCTTCACGCGCTACAGGAATCTCATCAACTGCACCTTGCGCACCAATTATTTCCAGACCGAAAGCGAGTGCGCCAAGCCCTATTTTTCCTTCAAGCTCAACTCGGCCGAGGTGCTGGACCTCCCCGACCCCCGACCCCGCTACGAGATCTTCGTTTACTCGCCGCGCTTCGAAGGGGTCCACCTGCGGGGCGGCAAAGTAGCCCGCGGCGGCTTGCGCTGGTCGGACCGGCGTGAAGACTTCCGCAGCGAGATCCTGGGGCTGCTCAAGGCACAGATGGTGAAGAACGCCGTCATCGTCCCGGTGGGAGCCAAGGGCGGTTTCATCCTCAAGCGCAGCGTCGCCCGCGAAGAGCGCCAGGAAGAAGGCAAGGCCTGTTACCGGCTCTTCATACGCGGACTGCTGGACTTGACCGACAACCGCAAAGGCAACGACATCGTTCCTCCCCCTGATGTCGTGCGCTACGACGACGACGACCCCTACCTGGTGGTGGCCGCCGACAAAGGAACGGCCACCTTCTCGGACCTGGCCAACGAAATCTCCGCCGAGTACGGCTTCTGGATGGGCGACGCCTTCGCCTCGGGAGGCTCGGCCGGCTACGACCACAAGAAGATGGGCATCACCGCCAAGGGCGCCTTCGTATCGGTGGCCCGCCACTTCCGCGAGCTGGGACACAACATCCAGGAAGAAGACTTCAGCGTAGTGGGCGTGGGCGACATGTCGGGAGACGTTTTCGGAAACGGCATGCTGCTCTCTCGTCACATCAAGCTCATCGGCGCCTTCAACCACCTGCACATTTTCTTCGATCCCGACCCCGATCCCGAGGCCAGCTTTCAGGAACGCGAGAGGCTCTTCAACCTGCCCGCCTCGAATTGGACCGACTACCAGGAGGACCTGATCTCGGAGGGCGGCGGAGTGTTCAAGCGCGACATCCGCTCCATCGACGTCACCCCGCCCATGCGCGACTTGCTGGGAATCGAGGGCGACCAGGTCAGTCCCAACGACCTCATCCAGGCCATGCTGAGAGCCCAGGTCGACCTGCTCTGGTTCGGCGGAATCGGCACCTTCGTCAAGAGCAGCCAGGAACGTCATTTCGAGGCCGACGACAAGACCAACGACTACCTGCGGGTGGACGCCAACGAGTTGCGCTGCAGGGTCATCGGCGAAGGCGCCAACCTGGGAGTCACCCAGCGCGGACGCATCGAGTACGCCCGCCAAGGCGGACGCATCAACACCGACGCCATCGACAATTCGGGCGGCGTGGACGTCTCAGACCACGAGGTCAACATCAAGCTCACGCTGGGAGAGGTGGTGGCCGAGGGAGACTTGACCATCAAGCAGCGCGACAAGCTCTTGGGCAAGATGACGGACGAAGTCGCCGAACTGGTGCTGCGCGACAACTACCTGCAAACCCAGTCCATTTCCATGACCGAGGAACTGGCGCTGCTGCGTCTCAGCCGCCACCGCCAGCTCATCACTTTCCTGGAAAAGCACAGCGGCCTCGACCGCGACCTGGAGCATCTGCCCAACGAGAAAGAGATGACCCGCCGGGAAAGCGAAGGCCAGGGCCTGACCCGCCCCGAAATCGCCGTCCTGCTGGCTTATTCCAAGATCTACCTCTACCAGCAGTTGCTTCATTCCGACTTGCCCGACGATCCGCAGTTGTCGGAAGATCTTGAGCTTTACTTTCCCAAGCCGCTGCGCAAGAAATACCGCACGGCCATTCAGCGCCACCGGCTGCGCCGAGAGATCATCGCCACCTATGCCACCAACAGCATGGTCAACCGGGTAGGGCCTTCCTTCGTGGCCCACATGGTTCTGTCGACAGGTATGGCCTCGAACGAAATCGCCCGCGCCTACATCATCACCCGCGAAGTCTTCGACCTGCGCAAGGTGTGGGAGAGCATCGAGGCCCTGGACCACCAGATTCCGGCCCAGGTGCAGTTGCGCTTGCTCATCGACATCGGCGAACTGGTGGAGCGCTGCACCCGCTGGCTGCTCCACCACCGTCCTCACCCCCTGGACATCGAGCAGAACATCGGACTTTTCGACAAGGGCGTGGGCAAGCTGGCGCGGTCCCTGCAGGACGTGCTGCCGCGCCGTGACCTGAGGGACTTCGCCAAGCGTCAACGCAAGTATCAGGACAAAGGTTTGGAGGAGGATCTGGCCAGGAGGCTGGCCGCGGTTGACAACATGGAATCGGCCTTCGACGTGGTCCAACTCAGCCGCCGCCACGGAGTGGACGTGGTGGAAGCGGCACAGATCTACTTCTTGCTGGGCAACCGCTTCCGTCTGCCCTGGCTGCGCGAGAAAACCGCCGCCATCCAGGGCGCCACACACTGGGAAAAGACGGCAACCGCCGCCCTGGTGGACAAGCTCTACGAGCATCAGTCCGATCTTGCCGACTGCGTGCTGCGCAGAGAGGACCGAGACCTGGAGGCCTGGCTGGAATCGCGCCACGGCATGCTCAACCGGGCCGACGACATCCTCACCGACATGAGGTCCACCGGCAGCGTCGACCTCAACATGCTCACCGTAGCCAGCCACCAACTGCGCCTGCTCAGCTCGGGCTAA